From the Candidatus Delongbacteria bacterium genome, one window contains:
- a CDS encoding PRC-barrel domain-containing protein produces MLYKLKTIRGYKLHSRDGDIGSAEEFYFDDHHWTVRYLVANTGGWLTGRQVLISPYALISIHPDAQTIGVSLTRRQIENSPDLSTDKPISRQFELTYYDYYGWPMYWSGQHMWGYSPAYPFLERDKEKWPQVVGEQAGWDPHLRSSRDVTGHVIMASDGEIGHVEDFILDDESWAIRYLVVDTTNWWPGGRVLVSPQWIEEVSWEDQTVHVALTRATIRQSPEYSEQSLLSRDYEHKLHHHYQSRDYWTDQPGS; encoded by the coding sequence ATGCTCTACAAGTTGAAGACCATCCGCGGCTACAAGCTGCACAGCCGGGACGGCGACATCGGCAGCGCGGAGGAGTTCTACTTCGACGACCACCACTGGACCGTCCGCTATCTGGTGGCCAACACCGGCGGCTGGCTGACGGGCCGCCAAGTGCTGATCTCGCCCTACGCCCTGATCTCCATCCATCCGGACGCCCAGACCATCGGCGTCAGCCTGACGCGCCGGCAGATCGAGAACAGCCCGGACCTCTCCACCGACAAGCCCATCTCGCGGCAGTTCGAGCTGACCTACTACGACTACTACGGCTGGCCCATGTACTGGAGCGGCCAGCACATGTGGGGCTACTCGCCGGCCTACCCCTTCCTCGAGCGCGACAAGGAGAAGTGGCCCCAGGTGGTGGGCGAGCAGGCCGGCTGGGATCCGCACCTGCGCAGCTCGCGCGACGTGACGGGCCACGTGATCATGGCCAGCGACGGCGAGATCGGCCACGTGGAGGACTTCATCTTGGACGACGAGAGCTGGGCCATCCGCTACCTGGTGGTGGACACGACCAACTGGTGGCCCGGCGGCCGCGTGCTGGTCTCGCCCCAGTGGATCGAGGAGGTGAGCTGGGAGGACCAGACCGTCCACGTGGCCCTGACCCGCGCGACCATCCGGCAGTCGCCGGAGTACAGCGAGCAGTCCCTGCTGAGCCGGGACTACGAGCACAAGCTGCACCACCACTACCAGAGCCGCGACTACTGGACCGACCAGCCGGGTTCCTGA
- a CDS encoding cation-translocating P-type ATPase → MDAELRAGGRPPPAARAGQRPWHVLSLAELCARLESAPEGLGSAEAARRLARDGPNRLTAARRFRPLRSLLGQFKSLLVWILIAAGLLSLLLGQGLDALAILLIVALNAASGFRQEYSAEKSIAALGKLTAPLARVQRDGAVCPLPAADVVAGDLLLLEAGDVVAADARLLASASLRCVESTLTGESEAAEKRPEPLAELELPLGERANLVFMGTHVAAGTGRALVVGTGMDTELGCIAGLIQAADAEPVSSLQRKLEVFGRVLVKVALGIVALLFGLGLLRHVPLLELVMTSVGLAVAAVPEGLPAVVTVALSLGVLRMSRRRALVRRLAAVETLGSTSVICTDKTGTLTLGEMTVRALHTVGQDYVVTGAGYGPAGAVQPVGPESAAAWRAALDELAAGLVGGNQAQVTETGGVWSCVGDPTEGALLVAGGKAGADRARLEARWPAVLDFPFDSGRKRSTTLRRLEAGGLRAFCNGAPDPLLALCTHCRADGVDRPLAPADREQIQSRVSELARQGLRVLGCARRDLESAAPADLTVEEVERDLVFLGLAGLHDPPRAEARDALAACQAAGIRVVMITGDHPDTARAIARELGLPAAAGQVLSGLELDRLSEEQLQKAVADAAVYARVSAGHKLRIVRALQADGAVVAMTGDGVNDAPALKGADIGIAMGRSGTEVTRQAADLIITDDNFATIVHAVAEGRGIYANIRKTLQYLLAGNTGELLLMTACIVPGLPVPLLPIHLLWINLVTDGLPALCLATDPADPDLMRKAPRPPGERLADRDFLRSMLLTGLLTAGVAFAVYLQTLRTAGPAAARSSAFAVLVFAELWRAFGARSATRPVWRLPLAGNLNLVGVVALSIGLQFWSQHSVRLGAFLQTTPLSYPQGLLLLALGTLPLAVLELLKVLRPGRPRARGNPPVDSGGEPGERGPETRKSTP, encoded by the coding sequence ATGGACGCCGAGCTCCGGGCCGGTGGCAGACCTCCGCCGGCCGCCCGGGCGGGGCAGCGGCCCTGGCACGTCCTCTCCCTGGCCGAGCTCTGCGCGCGGCTGGAGTCCGCGCCGGAGGGGCTGGGCTCCGCCGAGGCGGCCCGGCGTCTGGCGCGGGACGGTCCCAACCGGCTGACCGCCGCCCGGCGCTTCCGCCCGCTGCGCAGCCTGCTGGGCCAGTTCAAGAGCCTGCTCGTCTGGATCCTGATCGCCGCCGGCCTGCTCTCCCTGCTGTTGGGCCAGGGCCTCGACGCCCTGGCCATCCTGCTCATCGTCGCGCTCAACGCCGCCAGCGGGTTCCGGCAGGAGTACAGCGCGGAGAAGTCCATCGCCGCGCTGGGCAAGCTCACCGCCCCGCTGGCCCGCGTGCAGCGCGACGGCGCGGTGTGCCCGCTGCCCGCCGCGGACGTGGTGGCGGGCGACCTGCTGCTGCTCGAGGCCGGCGACGTGGTGGCGGCGGACGCCCGGCTGCTGGCCAGCGCCTCGCTGCGCTGCGTGGAATCCACCCTGACCGGCGAGTCGGAGGCCGCGGAGAAGCGGCCCGAGCCGCTGGCTGAGCTGGAACTGCCGCTGGGCGAACGCGCCAACCTGGTCTTCATGGGCACGCACGTGGCCGCGGGCACGGGTCGGGCCCTGGTGGTGGGCACGGGCATGGACACCGAACTGGGGTGCATCGCCGGGCTGATCCAGGCGGCGGACGCGGAGCCGGTCAGCTCCCTGCAACGCAAGCTGGAGGTCTTCGGCCGCGTGCTGGTGAAGGTCGCGCTGGGGATCGTGGCCCTGCTCTTCGGGCTGGGCCTCTTGCGCCACGTGCCGCTGCTGGAGCTGGTGATGACCTCCGTCGGCCTGGCCGTGGCCGCAGTGCCCGAGGGCCTGCCGGCCGTGGTCACCGTGGCGCTCTCGCTGGGCGTGCTGCGCATGTCGCGGCGCCGCGCGCTGGTGCGCCGGCTGGCCGCCGTGGAGACGCTGGGCTCCACCAGCGTCATCTGCACGGACAAGACCGGCACGCTGACCCTGGGCGAGATGACCGTGCGCGCCCTCCACACCGTGGGTCAGGACTACGTGGTCACGGGCGCGGGCTACGGGCCGGCGGGCGCGGTCCAGCCGGTGGGGCCGGAGTCCGCGGCGGCCTGGCGGGCGGCGCTGGACGAGTTGGCCGCCGGGCTGGTGGGCGGCAACCAGGCGCAGGTGACGGAAACGGGCGGGGTCTGGAGCTGCGTGGGCGATCCCACCGAGGGCGCCCTCCTGGTGGCGGGCGGCAAGGCCGGCGCCGACCGGGCGCGGCTGGAGGCCCGCTGGCCCGCCGTGCTCGACTTCCCCTTCGATTCCGGCCGCAAGCGCAGCACCACGCTGCGCCGGCTGGAGGCGGGCGGCTTGCGCGCCTTCTGCAACGGGGCGCCGGATCCGCTGCTGGCCCTCTGCACCCACTGCCGCGCGGACGGCGTCGATCGACCCCTCGCCCCGGCGGACCGGGAGCAGATCCAGTCCCGCGTCTCGGAGCTGGCGCGGCAGGGGCTGCGCGTGCTGGGATGCGCCCGGCGCGACCTGGAGTCCGCCGCGCCCGCCGACCTGACGGTGGAGGAGGTGGAGCGCGACCTGGTCTTCCTGGGCCTGGCCGGCCTGCACGATCCTCCGCGCGCCGAGGCCCGGGACGCCCTGGCCGCCTGCCAGGCCGCGGGCATCCGCGTGGTGATGATCACGGGCGACCATCCGGACACGGCCCGGGCCATCGCGCGGGAACTCGGGCTGCCCGCCGCCGCCGGACAGGTCCTCAGCGGCCTGGAGCTGGACCGGCTTTCCGAGGAACAGCTGCAGAAAGCGGTCGCCGACGCCGCCGTCTACGCGCGGGTCAGCGCCGGACACAAGCTGCGGATCGTCCGCGCCCTGCAGGCGGATGGCGCCGTGGTGGCCATGACGGGGGACGGCGTGAACGACGCGCCCGCCCTCAAGGGCGCCGACATCGGCATCGCCATGGGCCGGAGCGGCACGGAGGTCACGCGCCAGGCGGCGGACCTGATCATCACGGACGACAACTTCGCCACCATCGTCCACGCCGTGGCCGAGGGCCGGGGCATCTACGCCAACATCCGCAAGACGCTGCAGTACCTGTTGGCGGGCAACACGGGCGAACTGCTCCTCATGACCGCCTGCATCGTGCCCGGGCTGCCCGTGCCCCTGCTGCCCATCCACCTGCTCTGGATCAACCTGGTCACCGATGGCCTGCCCGCGCTCTGCCTGGCCACCGATCCCGCGGATCCCGACCTGATGCGGAAGGCGCCGCGGCCGCCCGGCGAGCGCCTGGCCGACCGGGACTTCCTGCGCAGCATGCTGCTCACCGGCCTGCTCACGGCGGGCGTGGCCTTCGCCGTCTACCTGCAGACGCTGCGCACGGCCGGACCGGCCGCGGCCCGCAGCTCGGCCTTCGCCGTGCTGGTCTTCGCCGAACTCTGGCGCGCCTTCGGGGCCCGCAGCGCGACCCGCCCCGTCTGGCGTCTCCCGCTGGCGGGCAACCTCAATCTGGTGGGCGTGGTGGCGCTCTCCATCGGGCTCCAGTTCTGGAGCCAGCACAGCGTGCGGCTGGGCGCCTTCCTGCAGACCACGCCCCTGAGCTATCCCCAAGGCCTGCTCCTGCTGGCCCTGGGCACCCTTCCGCTGGCGGTTCTGGAACTGCTGAAAGTGCTGCGCCCGGGGCGCCCGCGCGCCCGCGGCAACCCGCCCGTCGACAGCGGCGGCGAACCCGGCGAACGCGGGCCGGAGACAAGGAAGAGCACGCCATGA